From the genome of Spinacia oleracea cultivar Varoflay chromosome 2, BTI_SOV_V1, whole genome shotgun sequence, one region includes:
- the LOC110782096 gene encoding L-type lectin-domain containing receptor kinase IX.1-like: MHNPISTPSSVFTICTCVSLLLFLPQAKSLNFSFPRFDSNTPNINLENDSFVSNGVIQLTRNQQDASLSYSVGRASYSEPVRLWNNSTREVTDFTTHFSFLIRQVNNTAFGDGLAFFLAPMDSLVPDNSSGGYLGLVSAESYNHTSQNQFVAVEFDTFRNHWDPSSDDHVGIDVNSIVSEANLTWSSTMRNGSTANAWITYNSSTRNLSVFLTYADNPVFSRNSSLSLIIDLTTILPERVRVGFSASTGLYAEIHNILSWDFSSTLSDTNGTESTTRENARVRRSRRAGLIGGVSGGIGVLVAGLVLIVVMWWRRKPKVEKSDIDFDVDDHEFEKGTGPRRFTNRELCQATNNFSEEGKLGEGGFGGVYLGLLEDPSREIAVKKISRGSKQGKKEYVSEVKIISRLRHRNLVQLLGWCHEQGDLLLVYEFVPNGSLDFHLYGGKKVVLSWKTRYKIAHGLASSLLYLHEEWEQCVVHRDIKSSNVMLDSNFDAKLGDFGLARLVDHGTGSQTTVLAGTLGYLAPECVITGKASKESDVYSFGVVALEIACGRRPIESNEDPSKVRMVEWVWDLYGKSRLLEAVDRRLEGEFEMQQVECLMVVGLWCCHPDYTIRPSIRQVINVLNSEAPLPSLPSKFPVPIYFSPPMNMDILSMSSPVFTGLSDSTNSSSRSVFSGTAPLLSHKENV; this comes from the coding sequence ATGCATAATCCTATTTCCACACCCAGTTCTGTATTTACAATCTGTACTTGTGTTTCTTTGCTGTTATTTCTTCCCCAGGCAAAATCACTTAATTTTAGTTTCCCTCGTTTCGACTCAAATACACCCAACATTAACCTTGAGAATGATTCATTTGTTTCCAATGGGGTAATCCAGCTTACCAGAAACCAACAAGATGCTTCCCTCTCCTACAGCGTAGGCCGAGCGTCCTACTCTGAGCCAGTCCGTCTTTGGAATAACAGCACGCGAGAGGTTACTGATTTCACCACCCACTTTTCGTTCCTTATCAGGCAAGTTAACAATACCGCCTTTGGTGATGGACTCGCCTTTTTCCTTGCACCTATGGACTCTTTAGTCCCTGATAATTCATCAGGTGGGTACCTTGGGTTAGTCAGTGCTGAATCTTACAACCATACCAGTCAAAACCAGTTTGTGGCTGTCGAATTTGACACCTTCAGGAACCATTGGGATCCGAGCTCTGATGATCACGTGGGTATTGATGTAAACTCTATTGTTTCAGAGGCTAACCTTACATGGTCTAGTACCATGAGGAACGGGTCAACAGCTAATGCTTGGATAACTTATAATTCTTCTACCAGGAATCTGAGTGTTTTTCTAACTTATGCTGATAATCCTGTTTTCAGCAGAAACTCTAGCCTCTCGCTTATCATCGACTTGACTACCATCCTTCCGGAAAGAGTCAGAGTTGGATTCTCTGCTTCCACGGGCCTTTATGCTGAGATTCATAACATCCTTTCTTGGGACTTCAGCTCAACCTTGTCAGACACCAATGGAACTGAATCAACAACCAGGGAAAATGCCCGCGTCAGGAGAAGCAGGAGAGCAGGATTGATAGGTGGTGTATCAGGTGGTATTGGTGTTTTGGTGGCGGGACTGGTCTTAATCGTGGTTATGTGGTGGCGGAGGAAGCCAAAAGTGGAAAAATCTGACATTGATTTCGATGTTGATGATCACGAGTTTGAGAAGGGAACAGGTCCTAGGAGGTTTACAAACCGCGAACTCTGTCAAGCTACTAACAACTTCTCTGAGGAAGGAAAGTTAGGAGAGGGAGGTTTTGGAGGTGTTTACTTAGGTTTGTTGGAGGATCCTAGTAGAGAGATCGCGGTCAAGAAAATATCTAGAGGATCAAAACAAGGCAAGAAGGAGTACGTGTCAGAGGTGAAGATTATAAGCCGGTTGAGGCACAGGAATCTGGTTCAACTTCTTGGCTGGTGCCATGAACAAGGAGACTTGCTTCTTGTTTATGAGTTCGTGCCTAATGGAAGTCTCGACTTCCATTTATACGGGGGCAAGAAGGTTGTACTGTCATGgaaaactcggtacaaaattgcCCACGGCTTGGCATCTTCCTTGTTATACCTTCATGAAGAATGGGAGCAGTGTGTTGTACACAGAGACATCAAATCCAGCAATGTCATGCTTGATTCCAATTTTGATGCTAAGCTCGGAGATTTTGGACTTGCCAGACTTGTGGATCATGGCACGGGATCACAAACAACCGTTTTAGCAGGCACATTAGGGTACCTGGCCCCAGAGTGTGTGATCACAGGAAAAGCCAGTAAAGAATCTGATGTCTATAGTTTTGGTGTAGTGGCTCTTGAAATTGCATGTGGAAGACGGCCTATTGAGTCCAACGAAGATCCAAGCAAGGTAAGGATGGTAGAATGGGTGTGGGATCTCTATGGTAAAAGTCGTCTTCTTGAAGCAGTTGATAGAAGACTTGAAGGGGAGTTCGAGATGCAGCAAGTCGAATGCTTAATGGTGGTTGGATTGTGGTGTTGTCATCCAGACTACACCATCCGTCCTTCAATAAGGCAAGTTATAAACGTTCTGAACTCAGAAGCTCCTTTGCCCAGCTTGCCTTCGAAGTTTCCTGTACCTATCTACTTCTCACCCCCGATGAATATGGATATATTGTCCATGTCATCCCCTGTATTTACAGGCCTAAGTGATTCAACAAACTCTTCTTCTCGGTCAGTTTTTTCTGGCACTGCTCCTTTGTTATCACATAAAGAAAATGTGTAG
- the LOC110782098 gene encoding BTB/POZ domain-containing protein At1g55760: MKDSAYRVHTTSRLAQWRIDNLSSCTYRRSDPFKIGLWNWHLALEKNRVLMLKLYPEISNLSRENPPIASFVIRVLSSVGDRKHLVHPEITDQQLKSNDDFIWPIDVPLTGKFIIDVEFLDLKTSSPHGGEPCSIWAEGSSSRRSNTSALSSLRRMLTEGIYTDITINTSNGCVGAHRAVLAARSPVFQTMFAHNLQEKEQSTINISDMTVDSCQALLSYLYGCIEHKEFLHHRLSLLRAADKYDIADLKEACHFSLLEDIDAKNVLERLQNASLYQLPELKSNCMRYLVQFGKIFDLRDDFNVFVQCADRELIAEIFQEILATWKGF, encoded by the exons ATGAAGGATTCCGCTTACAGAGTTCATACTACTTCTCGACTTGCTCAATGGCGTATCGACAACCTCTCTTCTTGTACTTATCGTCGTTCTGATCCTTTCAAGATTGGTCTCTGGAACTG gCACTTGGCTTTGGAGAAAAATAGAGTGTTGATGCTAAAGTTGTATCCGGAGATATCCAATTTGAGCAGAGAGAATCCGCCAATTGCCTCTTTTGTTATCCGGGTCTTGTCTTCTGTTGGTGACCGCAAACACCTCGTCCACCCTG AAATAACAGACCAGCAGCTTAAAAGCAACGACGATTTCATTTGGCCTATTGACGTTCCACTAACCGGGAAATTCATCATTGATGTTGAATTTCTCGACTTGAAGACTTCATCTCCACAC GGTGGGGAGCCTTGTTCAATTTGGGCAGAAGGGTCAAGCAGCAGAAGATCTAACACTTCAGCCCTCAGCAGCCTAAGACGAATGCTAACAGAGGGCATCTACACAGACATCACAATCAACACATCCAACGGGTGTGTTGGTGCACACAGGGCAGTTTTAGCAGCACGGTCTCCTGTCTTTCAAACCATGTTCGCTCACAACCTACAGGAAAAAGAACAATCCACCATAAACATATCAGACATGACAGTAGACTCGTGTCAGGCATTGCTTAGTTACCTGTACGGCTGTATTGAGCACAAGGAGTTCCTACACCACCGACTTTCCCTCCTCCGTGCAGCTGACAAGTATGACATCGCCGACCTCAAAGAAGCCTGCCACTTCAGTCTGCTTGAGGACATTGATGCTAAGAATGTTCTAGAAAGACTACAGAATGCTTCCCTGTATCAGTTGCCTGAACTTAAGAGTAACTGTATGAGGTATTTGGTACAGTTTGGGAAGATATTTGATCTTCGTGATGATTTCAATGTGTTTGTTCAGTGTGCAGATAGGGAGTTGATTGCTGAAATCTTCCAAGAAATTCTTGCTACTTGGAAAGGTTTCTGA
- the LOC110782095 gene encoding uncharacterized protein: MSFLAGRLAGKEAAFFFEESKRAVTRLAEKTPKTKTPQFPNSPSTESQAADILPEILRHSLPAKFYRTELPSDSSIKWALRNPSNGDLGNSVSPDVLNPLRGFLSLPQVTLGPKRWQMPEAAGSVTASTANELRLDHQRTYTNPEKVKAAAEGLAHIGVAFAAATAIIFGSAALTFGFLTSKLNLHTSDDIRTKGKDLLQPKFETAKEQLAPLRNWAETTSKKWHHKNEQDIKERPIIMELSKKLRSKGSA, translated from the exons ATGAGTTTTCTGGCGGGGAGATTGGCAGGGAAGGAGGCAGCCTTCTTCTTCGAAGAATCCAAACGCGCGGTTACTCGTCTGGCGGAGAAAACCCCTAAAACCAAAACCCCCCAATTCCCTAATTCTCCCTCCACAGAATCTCAGGCGGCCGATATCCTCCCTGAGATTCTCCGACACTCACTTCCGGCGAAGTTTTATCGGACGGAGCTACCTTCCGATTCTTCTATCAAATGGGCACTTCGAAATCCCTCAAATGGCGATTTGGGCAATTCTGTTTCTCCTGATGTTTTGAACCCTCTTCGtggttttctctctcttcctcaagTTACCCTTGGTCCCAAGAg GTGGCAGATGCCGGAGGCGGCGGGGTCAGTTACGGCATCAACAGCTAATGAGTTGCGGCTTGACCATCAACGAACGTACACTAATCCTGAAAAAGTGAAAGCTGCAGCTGAAGGTCTTGCACATA ttggggTCGCCTTTGCTGCTGCTACTGCAATCATCTTTGGTAGCGCTGCTCTTACTTTTGGATTCCTTACATCAAAGCTAAACCTTCACACT AGTGATGATATACGGACAAAGGGAAAGGATTTACTCCAGCCAAAATTCGAAACTGCCAAGGAACAGTTAGCCCCCCTGAGAAACTGG GCTGAAACCACTTCAAAGAAATGGCACCACAAGAATGAGCAGGATATAAAAGAGAGACCCATAATAATGGAGCTTTCCAAGAAACTACGCTCAAAGGGTTCTGCGTAA